One part of the Amaranthus tricolor cultivar Red isolate AtriRed21 chromosome 16, ASM2621246v1, whole genome shotgun sequence genome encodes these proteins:
- the LOC130802618 gene encoding uncharacterized protein LOC130802618 encodes MPLSLWKRINAEIKPTRMSLQLADRSVRIPVGVVKDLPVQKGKFYVPFDFVIMDIIEDHVIPIILGRDFLKTTRVVFNVFNERVEDGRFSEVASLRKLLDEPDFYMEPVKETFLQASMTVKEERSMPP; translated from the exons ATGCCGCTATCTTTATGGAAGAGGATCAATGCTGAGATCAAGCCAACAAGGATGTCTTTGCAGCTAGCCGATAGATCAGTAAGGATTCCAGTCGGTGTTGTTAAAGATTTGCCAGTTCAAAAAGGGAAGTTCTATGTCCCTTTTGATTTTGTAATCATGGATATTATTGAAGATCATGTCATACCTATCATTCTTGGGAGAGATTTTCTAAAAACTACACGAGTTGTTTTTAATGTGTTCAATG AAAGAGTTGAAGATGGAAGGTTCTCAGAGGTCGCAAGTTTGAGGAAGTTGTTAGATGAACCAGATTTCTATATGGAACCAGTGAAGGAAACATTTTTGCAGGCTTCTATGACGGTTAAAGAGGAGAGATCCATGCCTCCTTAG